The following are encoded in a window of Roseimaritima ulvae genomic DNA:
- a CDS encoding DUF1552 domain-containing protein translates to MFHSNKLNRRRFVLRSVAGSLALPLLPSLMSSSIGNDSAVLETRGAGVGARRFVAVGNLLGFQQKHFFPKTPGKTYESTPLLEPLAANRDQITVYRGLDHGLRGGHFAVHTFLSGVLHHESKNRRDGNVTIDQFIADEVGIQTRFPSLTVGSEGGIHGGCQMSWTKSGVRVPPITGPAELFTKLFVSESPQRLAQQVKENTLQASILDAVQEEAGSLSRRVNHEDKRKLDEYFSSIRDVEKRLQGRRRWADQPKPQAPFEKPADTNTVDDLPMLYELIALALQTDSTRVATLEIGGSFLPQHLGIDKSYHSLSHHGNDEDVVADLVTLETYQLEQYSKFLTRLAGIQDGQQSLLDSTAVLFGSGMGNGSSHTNSDLPIILAGGGYGSGQFKKVASDGVGKVPLCNLYVDIAQRMGIERDAFGTSTGSFS, encoded by the coding sequence ATGTTCCATTCCAACAAGCTAAACCGTCGTCGATTTGTCCTCCGCAGCGTGGCCGGATCCTTGGCCCTGCCGCTCCTGCCCTCGCTGATGTCTTCGTCGATCGGGAACGATTCGGCGGTGCTCGAAACGCGCGGCGCGGGCGTGGGAGCTCGGCGTTTTGTGGCCGTCGGCAACCTGCTGGGGTTCCAGCAAAAGCACTTTTTCCCAAAAACTCCCGGCAAGACATACGAGTCGACGCCGCTGCTCGAGCCGCTGGCTGCCAATCGTGACCAGATCACGGTCTACCGCGGACTCGACCACGGCTTGCGGGGCGGGCACTTCGCCGTCCACACCTTCCTCTCCGGCGTGCTCCACCACGAATCCAAAAATCGCCGTGATGGCAACGTCACCATCGACCAGTTCATCGCCGATGAGGTGGGGATCCAAACGCGGTTTCCCTCGCTGACCGTCGGCTCCGAAGGCGGCATTCACGGTGGCTGCCAGATGTCCTGGACGAAGTCGGGCGTCCGCGTGCCGCCGATTACCGGGCCGGCTGAATTGTTCACCAAACTGTTCGTCAGCGAATCGCCGCAGCGGCTCGCCCAACAGGTCAAAGAAAACACGCTGCAGGCTTCCATCCTGGATGCGGTCCAGGAGGAAGCCGGTTCGCTGTCCCGTCGCGTCAATCACGAAGACAAACGCAAGCTGGACGAATACTTCAGCTCGATCCGCGACGTCGAAAAGCGGCTGCAGGGTCGCCGCCGCTGGGCCGACCAACCCAAACCCCAGGCCCCCTTTGAAAAACCCGCCGATACCAACACGGTGGACGATCTGCCCATGCTGTATGAGCTGATCGCGCTGGCTTTGCAAACCGACTCCACACGCGTGGCGACGCTGGAAATCGGTGGCAGCTTCCTGCCTCAGCATCTGGGAATCGACAAGTCGTATCATAGCCTGTCGCATCACGGCAACGATGAGGATGTGGTCGCCGATCTGGTCACGCTGGAAACCTACCAGTTGGAACAATACAGCAAATTCCTGACCCGGCTTGCCGGCATCCAAGACGGCCAACAGAGTTTGCTCGATTCCACGGCCGTGCTGTTCGGCAGCGGCATGGGCAATGGCAGCTCCCACACCAACAGCGACTTGCCGATCATCCTGGCCGGCGGCGGTTACGGCAGCGGTCAATTCAAAAAGGTCGCCTCCGACGGCGTTGGCAAGGTTCCGCTGTGTAACCTGTACGTCGACATCGCTCAACGCATGGGCATCGAACGAGACGCCTTTGGTACCAGTACGGGCAGCTTCTCTTGA
- a CDS encoding DUF1592 domain-containing protein: MSNIPAGAAEEDGQDPQGETAVADFLGKFCLDCHGADTAEGERDFAAFALPLESVPQLITADEIINSVTLKAMPPEDAEQPSDEQRVAVVTELRKAVQDAREKFNSTGGRTVMRRLSNREYENTLATLFDRRVDTLGLTADFPKEQTSHHVDTIGESLVTSGFLLDQYFQAASRLVETRLGKPATKPQSWHFTDNFKQYEELSNPHRDVFKYKFLCLYEQPNTDTRQGGYGHIQDFLQGVPVSGLYDIEVHAQAMHRDTHYDPKIFRIDFSEPFQLGVVPGDVTKGHIHYPQAIEPVLGTAVVPDEQPEWLSFRVWLEAGQTPRFIFPNGPYESRASVIATNKRYKDEFKNPKVGVSRSTLLREGELPHIRIGEIKIHGPIEEPGGGNEERAVFGSEGFHAERAVEQLFAFAERAFRRPLEDSDRQRIERLYQQRLSEQATPRQAALDTLKMILCSPSFLYLSEITPEDENELRPFDLASRLSYALWAAPPDEALLAAARSGRLTETAELKKQILRLLDDERSQEFVNGFLDSWLNLRDIGNLPPPRKAAWEYYAQNLPVSMKRETRLFFQNLLKDNGSVTDFLDADYSFVDKRLAKLYGLPEQDTLRLADGFQRVSLEDSKQRGGLLGMASVLTVSANGVDTSPVTRGVWVSENILGVTPPPPPDDVPALDADVRGAKTIREKLAKHSADKTCMVCHQSIDPLGFALETFDPIGRWRTKYPKPKGGSEAAKIDPSGKFPSGESYDDFVSFKQVLLQERRDDFTRHLIEMLLTYTTGRHMERVDQYEIDDIYTRVEADDFGMRTMLVEVLTSQIFRSR; encoded by the coding sequence GTGTCGAACATTCCTGCCGGCGCGGCGGAGGAAGACGGACAGGATCCTCAGGGCGAGACGGCAGTTGCTGACTTCCTGGGCAAGTTTTGTTTGGACTGCCACGGGGCGGATACCGCCGAGGGTGAACGCGATTTTGCCGCCTTCGCCCTGCCTCTCGAATCGGTGCCGCAACTGATCACGGCCGACGAAATTATCAACTCCGTGACGCTCAAGGCGATGCCGCCCGAGGACGCCGAACAACCGTCCGACGAGCAGCGTGTGGCCGTGGTGACCGAACTGCGCAAGGCCGTTCAAGACGCGCGGGAAAAATTCAACAGCACCGGCGGTCGCACCGTGATGCGGCGGCTGTCCAATCGTGAATATGAAAACACGCTGGCCACGCTGTTCGATCGACGCGTCGATACATTGGGGCTGACCGCGGATTTTCCCAAAGAACAAACCAGCCACCACGTGGACACCATCGGTGAGTCGCTGGTGACGTCGGGCTTTCTGCTGGACCAGTACTTCCAAGCTGCCTCGCGACTGGTCGAAACCCGCCTGGGCAAACCCGCCACGAAGCCCCAGTCGTGGCACTTCACCGACAACTTCAAACAGTACGAAGAATTGTCGAACCCGCATCGCGACGTGTTTAAGTACAAGTTCTTGTGTCTGTACGAGCAACCCAATACCGATACGCGGCAGGGTGGCTACGGTCACATCCAGGATTTCCTTCAAGGCGTGCCGGTCTCGGGCCTGTACGATATCGAAGTCCACGCCCAGGCGATGCATCGCGACACGCACTACGATCCCAAAATCTTTCGGATCGATTTTTCCGAACCCTTTCAACTGGGCGTCGTTCCCGGCGACGTGACCAAGGGACACATCCATTATCCGCAGGCCATCGAACCGGTCTTGGGTACGGCGGTCGTGCCCGACGAGCAGCCCGAGTGGCTGAGCTTTCGGGTGTGGTTGGAAGCCGGTCAGACGCCGCGCTTTATTTTCCCCAACGGCCCCTACGAATCGCGGGCGTCGGTGATCGCGACCAACAAGCGTTACAAGGACGAGTTCAAAAATCCCAAGGTCGGTGTCAGCCGATCCACGCTGCTCCGTGAGGGCGAGCTGCCGCATATCCGCATCGGCGAAATCAAGATCCATGGTCCGATCGAGGAGCCCGGCGGAGGCAATGAAGAGCGGGCCGTGTTTGGCAGCGAAGGGTTTCATGCCGAACGCGCCGTGGAGCAACTGTTCGCCTTCGCCGAGCGAGCCTTCCGTCGCCCGCTCGAGGACTCCGATCGCCAGCGGATCGAGCGTCTCTACCAACAGCGTTTGTCCGAGCAGGCGACACCGCGCCAAGCCGCACTCGACACGCTGAAGATGATCCTCTGTTCGCCTTCGTTCTTATACCTCAGCGAGATCACGCCGGAGGATGAAAACGAATTGCGACCCTTCGATCTCGCTTCGCGGCTGTCGTATGCCCTCTGGGCCGCTCCGCCCGACGAAGCCCTGCTGGCCGCTGCTCGATCGGGCCGCTTGACGGAAACCGCTGAGTTGAAGAAGCAAATCCTTCGGCTGCTGGACGATGAACGTTCCCAGGAATTCGTTAACGGCTTTCTCGATAGCTGGCTGAACCTGCGGGACATCGGCAATCTGCCTCCGCCCCGCAAAGCCGCCTGGGAGTACTACGCCCAGAACCTGCCGGTATCGATGAAGCGGGAAACACGATTGTTCTTTCAGAATCTGTTGAAGGACAACGGGTCGGTAACGGACTTCCTGGACGCCGACTACAGCTTTGTCGACAAGCGACTGGCAAAGCTGTACGGGTTGCCCGAGCAGGACACGCTCCGCCTGGCCGACGGTTTTCAACGCGTCAGCCTGGAGGATAGCAAGCAGCGCGGCGGGTTGCTGGGGATGGCCAGTGTGTTGACTGTCAGTGCCAATGGAGTGGACACGTCGCCCGTGACCCGCGGTGTGTGGGTTTCCGAAAATATCCTGGGCGTCACACCGCCACCACCGCCCGACGACGTGCCCGCCTTGGACGCCGACGTGCGGGGAGCCAAAACGATCCGCGAAAAACTGGCCAAACATAGCGCGGACAAAACCTGCATGGTCTGTCACCAAAGCATCGATCCGCTCGGCTTTGCGCTGGAAACGTTTGACCCTATCGGTCGCTGGCGAACGAAATATCCCAAGCCCAAAGGCGGCTCGGAAGCTGCCAAGATCGATCCCTCCGGAAAGTTTCCCTCCGGTGAAAGCTACGATGACTTCGTGAGCTTTAAACAGGTGCTACTCCAAGAGCGACGCGACGATTTCACTCGTCATCTGATCGAAATGCTGCTCACCTACACCACCGGTCGACACATGGAACGCGTTGACCAGTACGAGATCGACGATATTTACACTCGCGTCGAAGCTGACGATTTCGGGATGCGAACCATGCTGGTTGAGGTGTTGACCAGTCAGATCTTTCGATCGCGTTGA
- a CDS encoding DUF1328 domain-containing protein, translating to MLGWALTFLIIALIAGVLGFGVVAGTAATIAKILFFVFLVLFVIGLVMGRRGPAV from the coding sequence ATGTTAGGCTGGGCTTTGACGTTTTTGATTATCGCATTGATCGCCGGTGTTTTGGGCTTCGGCGTGGTCGCCGGCACCGCCGCTACGATCGCCAAGATCCTGTTCTTCGTGTTCCTGGTGTTGTTCGTCATCGGCCTGGTGATGGGACGCCGCGGCCCGGCGGTCTAA